Proteins encoded in a region of the Mycobacterium branderi genome:
- the hflX gene encoding GTPase HflX produces the protein MTEFPELTPSTGELALDDRSALRRVAGLSTELADISEVEYRQLRLERVVLVGVWTEGSAADAEASLAELAALAETAGSQVLEGMIQRRDKPDASTYIGSGKAAELREVVLATGADTVICDGELSPAQLTALEKAVKVKVIDRTALILDIFAQHATSREGKAQVSLAQMEYMLPRLRGWGESMSRQAGGRAGGSGGGVGLRGPGETKIETDRRRIRERMSKLRRDIKAMKQVRDTQRSRRLASDVPSIAIVGYTNAGKSSLLNALTGAGVLVQDALFATLEPTTRRGEFDDGRPFVVSDTVGFVRHLPTQLVEAFRSTLEEVVDADLLVHVVDGSDVNPLAQINAVRQVISEVIADHHGDPAPELIVVNKVDAASDLALAKLRRALPGAMFVSARTGEGVDALRRRMAELVAPVDAAVDVVIPYDRGDLVSRVHADGRVQQTEHNSDGTRIRARVPVALAASLREFSANGDRSE, from the coding sequence ATGACTGAATTTCCCGAACTCACGCCCAGCACTGGCGAATTGGCGCTCGACGACCGCTCGGCGCTGCGCCGCGTCGCCGGGCTGTCCACCGAACTCGCCGACATCTCCGAGGTCGAGTACCGGCAGCTGCGCCTCGAGCGGGTCGTGCTCGTCGGCGTGTGGACCGAAGGCAGCGCCGCCGACGCCGAGGCCAGCCTCGCCGAGTTGGCCGCACTGGCCGAAACCGCCGGCTCCCAAGTACTCGAAGGCATGATCCAGCGCCGCGACAAGCCCGACGCCTCGACCTACATCGGCTCGGGCAAGGCGGCCGAGCTGCGCGAGGTGGTGCTGGCGACCGGCGCCGACACCGTGATCTGCGACGGCGAGCTGTCCCCGGCTCAGCTGACCGCGCTGGAGAAAGCGGTCAAGGTGAAGGTCATCGACCGTACCGCGCTGATCCTCGACATCTTCGCCCAGCACGCCACCAGCCGAGAAGGTAAGGCGCAAGTCTCGCTCGCGCAAATGGAGTACATGCTGCCCCGGCTGCGCGGCTGGGGTGAGTCGATGTCCCGGCAGGCCGGTGGCCGCGCCGGCGGCAGCGGCGGCGGGGTGGGCCTGCGTGGTCCCGGTGAGACCAAGATCGAAACCGACCGGCGCCGCATCCGTGAGCGAATGTCGAAGCTGCGCCGTGACATCAAGGCGATGAAGCAGGTCCGCGACACGCAGCGCAGTCGCCGGCTGGCGAGCGATGTGCCGTCGATCGCGATCGTCGGCTACACCAATGCCGGCAAGTCGAGCCTGCTCAACGCGCTGACCGGGGCGGGGGTGCTGGTGCAGGACGCGCTGTTCGCCACTCTGGAGCCCACGACCCGCCGTGGCGAATTCGACGACGGACGGCCGTTCGTGGTCAGCGACACCGTCGGCTTCGTGCGGCATCTGCCCACCCAGTTGGTCGAGGCGTTCCGTTCGACTCTGGAAGAAGTCGTCGACGCCGACCTGCTGGTGCACGTTGTCGACGGCTCCGACGTCAACCCGCTTGCTCAGATCAACGCCGTGCGTCAGGTGATCTCCGAGGTGATCGCCGACCACCACGGCGACCCCGCGCCGGAGCTGATCGTGGTCAACAAGGTCGACGCCGCAAGCGATTTGGCGCTCGCCAAGCTGCGCCGCGCGCTGCCCGGGGCGATGTTTGTGTCGGCCCGCACAGGTGAGGGAGTCGACGCGTTGCGCCGGCGGATGGCCGAGTTGGTGGCGCCCGTCGACGCTGCGGTCGACGTGGTAATCCCGTACGACCGCGGTGATCTGGTCTCGCGCGTGCATGCCGACGGGCGGGTACAGCAGACCGAGCACAACAGCGATGGCACTCGCATCAGGGCGAGGGTTCCGGTGGCGTTGGCGGCCAGCCTGCGGGAATTCTCGGCGAACGGCGATCGCTCAGAGTAA